Proteins encoded within one genomic window of Amycolatopsis nigrescens CSC17Ta-90:
- a CDS encoding response regulator transcription factor yields MIRVAVVDDEPMVCAHLHTILGSAEDIDVVAQAQDGAEAVEAVVRHRPDVVLMDLRMPGVDGLTAIERIMRLPDPPAVVALTTFDADTYVMRALRAGASGFLVKSTPPEDLIGLVRVAADGHTVLSPEAARRLVAASSDGKRRSEHARHRTAELTEREIDVLTCLGEGLSNADIAGRLHLSEATVKSYVSRMLVKLDCSNRTQAGLLAHEAGLVTH; encoded by the coding sequence ATGATCCGGGTAGCCGTCGTCGATGACGAGCCCATGGTGTGCGCGCATCTGCACACCATCCTCGGCTCGGCCGAAGACATCGACGTGGTCGCACAGGCGCAGGACGGGGCCGAAGCGGTGGAGGCCGTGGTGCGGCACCGGCCGGACGTGGTGCTGATGGACCTGCGGATGCCGGGGGTGGACGGGCTGACCGCGATCGAGCGGATCATGCGGCTGCCGGACCCGCCCGCGGTGGTCGCGCTGACCACCTTCGACGCGGACACCTACGTGATGCGGGCGTTGCGCGCGGGGGCCTCCGGGTTCCTGGTCAAGTCGACCCCGCCGGAGGACCTGATCGGCCTCGTCCGGGTCGCCGCGGACGGGCACACCGTGCTCTCCCCCGAGGCCGCCCGGCGGCTGGTCGCCGCGTCCAGCGACGGCAAGCGGCGCTCCGAGCACGCCCGGCACCGCACCGCGGAACTGACCGAGCGGGAGATCGACGTGCTCACCTGCCTCGGCGAGGGACTGTCCAATGCGGACATAGCGGGCCGGCTGCACCTGTCCGAGGCGACCGTGAAGAGCTACGTCTCCCGGATGCTGGTCAAGCTGGACTGCTCGAACCGCACCCAGGCCGGGCTGCTCGCGCACGAGGCCGGCCTGGTCACCCACTGA
- a CDS encoding TetR family transcriptional regulator, with protein sequence MRQRLLDATIECLVEYGYAGTTTTRVADRAGVTRGAQVHHFPTKADLVTSAIRHLAAKRTEVALGELDRLKASADPVGDALQLLWEMHQGPVFSATVELWVAARTDPDLRRQMAVVEPIATTSLVEFGKVLLPAYAGHPEFLHAVYTAMDVVRGILIASWATRDAKELEARWGRARGHLRVLFASLMSSVDASARS encoded by the coding sequence ATGCGCCAGCGGCTGCTGGACGCGACCATCGAGTGCCTGGTCGAGTACGGCTACGCGGGCACCACGACCACCAGGGTCGCCGACCGCGCCGGGGTGACCAGGGGCGCGCAGGTGCACCACTTCCCGACCAAGGCGGACCTGGTGACCTCCGCGATCCGGCACCTGGCCGCCAAGCGCACCGAGGTCGCGCTGGGCGAGCTGGACCGGCTCAAGGCGTCCGCGGACCCGGTCGGCGACGCGCTCCAGCTGCTCTGGGAAATGCACCAGGGGCCGGTGTTCTCCGCGACCGTGGAGCTGTGGGTGGCCGCCCGCACCGATCCGGACCTGCGCCGTCAGATGGCCGTGGTGGAGCCGATCGCCACCACCAGCCTGGTCGAGTTCGGCAAGGTGCTGCTGCCCGCCTACGCCGGCCACCCGGAGTTCCTGCACGCGGTCTACACCGCGATGGACGTGGTCCGCGGCATCCTGATCGCCAGCTGGGCCACCCGCGACGCCAAGGAGCTGGAAGCCCGCTGGGGCAGGGCGCGCGGTCACCTTCGCGTGCTCTTCGCGTCCCTCATGAGCTCCGTGGACGCCAGCGCGCGAAGCTGA
- a CDS encoding rhomboid-like protein — MRHGDPRPAPDGRVPRLVRLLPRPSNTPFTFWYLAVLLATTAVLHLVPRQVTDRLLALSSTDAHNLAQRPLLSLLTSALWLEDAKWIPYLVIFALTIAPLERRIGPWWTATIFVSGHLLATLATELPVLWAINAQLLSPQDSHWLDIGVSYGFFATCGALLPTLRRPWRTWTVLLVEGLIVLVYLTDGPGTLPGVVTFAGHLIALHLGMFAWRPWLRRRNLLDLVPSPSPQLDHRTSS, encoded by the coding sequence ATGCGCCACGGCGACCCGCGACCGGCACCCGATGGCCGGGTCCCGCGCCTGGTCAGGCTGCTGCCACGGCCGTCGAACACGCCGTTCACCTTCTGGTATCTCGCGGTGCTGCTGGCCACCACGGCGGTGCTGCACCTGGTCCCCCGGCAGGTGACCGACCGGCTGCTCGCGCTGTCCAGCACCGACGCGCACAACCTGGCGCAGCGGCCGTTGCTGTCGCTGCTCACCAGCGCGCTCTGGCTCGAAGACGCCAAGTGGATCCCGTACCTGGTGATCTTCGCGCTGACCATCGCGCCGCTGGAGCGCCGGATCGGCCCGTGGTGGACGGCCACGATCTTCGTCAGCGGTCATCTGCTGGCCACGCTCGCCACCGAGCTGCCGGTGCTCTGGGCGATCAACGCGCAACTGCTGTCCCCGCAGGACTCCCACTGGCTGGACATCGGCGTCAGCTACGGCTTCTTCGCCACCTGCGGCGCCCTGCTGCCCACGTTGCGACGCCCGTGGCGGACCTGGACCGTGCTGCTGGTGGAGGGCCTGATCGTGCTGGTGTACCTGACCGACGGCCCCGGCACGCTGCCGGGAGTGGTCACCTTCGCCGGCCACCTGATCGCGCTGCACCTTGGCATGTTCGCCTGGCGCCCGTGGCTGCGCCGCCGGAACCTGCTGGATCTGGTCCCGTCGCCCAGCCCGCAGCTGGACCACCGAACCTCCTCCTGA
- a CDS encoding NAD-dependent epimerase/dehydratase family protein: protein MHLFLAGSTGVIGERLVRTLTGGGHRVTALTRRTAKAPGLRALGAEPVVADVYDRDALIAAVRLAAPDVLLHQLTDLGAGDLAGNAALRRDGTRNLVDAAHAAGVRRMIAQSISWAYAGGYAPADEQTPLDLTAPEPRQTTVSGVAALESAVLEVAEPVVLRYGLFYGPGTWFEPDGLRAEDARAGRLTVCDDITSFVHIEDAADAAVAALDWAPGIVNITDDEPAPAREWMPAFCTAVGAPAPGETTDTGGRADWARGADNHLAREVLGWTPRYPSWRAGFTDGLR from the coding sequence ATGCATCTGTTCCTGGCCGGGTCCACCGGCGTCATCGGTGAACGGCTCGTGCGCACGCTGACCGGCGGCGGTCACCGGGTCACCGCCCTCACCCGCAGGACGGCCAAGGCGCCCGGGCTGCGCGCCCTCGGCGCCGAACCCGTGGTGGCGGACGTTTACGACCGGGACGCGCTGATCGCGGCGGTCCGGCTGGCCGCCCCGGACGTGCTGCTGCACCAGCTGACCGACCTCGGCGCGGGCGACCTGGCCGGCAACGCCGCGCTGCGCCGGGACGGCACCCGCAACCTGGTCGACGCGGCGCACGCGGCCGGGGTCCGGCGGATGATCGCGCAGAGCATCTCGTGGGCCTACGCCGGCGGCTACGCACCGGCCGACGAGCAGACCCCGCTCGACCTGACCGCGCCGGAACCGCGGCAGACCACCGTTTCCGGGGTGGCGGCGCTGGAATCGGCGGTGCTGGAGGTGGCCGAGCCAGTGGTGCTGCGGTACGGCCTGTTCTACGGGCCCGGTACCTGGTTCGAGCCGGACGGGCTGCGCGCCGAGGATGCCCGCGCCGGACGGCTGACCGTCTGCGACGACATCACCAGCTTCGTGCACATCGAAGACGCCGCCGACGCGGCGGTGGCCGCGCTGGACTGGGCACCGGGGATCGTGAACATAACCGACGACGAGCCGGCACCGGCCCGCGAATGGATGCCGGCCTTCTGCACGGCCGTCGGCGCGCCCGCTCCCGGAGAAACCACCGACACCGGCGGGCGGGCGGACTGGGCGCGCGGCGCGGACAACCACCTGGCCCGCGAAGTGCTCGGCTGGACTCCGCGCTACCCGAGCTGGCGGGCCGGTTTCACCGACGGGCTCCGCTGA
- a CDS encoding winged helix-turn-helix transcriptional regulator: protein MKDDIRLGGHDLFDRDCPGRAILDHVSARWATLVLTALRNGPLRFYQLRDKIGGISEKMLAQNLRVLARDGLIERTVEPTTPPQVSYELTALGHGLTDAYRQLVDWIGEHAPQIFAAQQKHDELAQRSPSVKPARQLG, encoded by the coding sequence GTGAAGGACGACATCAGGCTGGGCGGGCACGACCTGTTCGATCGCGACTGCCCTGGCCGCGCGATCCTGGACCACGTCAGCGCCCGCTGGGCCACGCTGGTGCTCACCGCACTGCGGAACGGGCCGCTGCGCTTCTACCAGCTGCGCGACAAGATCGGGGGGATCAGCGAGAAGATGCTCGCGCAGAACCTCCGGGTGCTGGCCAGGGACGGGCTGATCGAGCGCACCGTGGAGCCGACCACCCCGCCGCAGGTCAGCTACGAGCTCACCGCGCTCGGCCACGGCCTTACCGACGCCTACCGGCAGCTGGTCGACTGGATCGGCGAGCACGCCCCGCAGATCTTTGCCGCACAACAGAAACACGACGAGTTGGCTCAGCGGAGCCCGTCGGTGAAACCGGCCCGCCAGCTCGGGTAG
- a CDS encoding SDR family oxidoreductase produces the protein MTEQRKIALVSGASRGIGAATARELGRRGHHVIVNYHRSADAAAAVVSAIEAEGGTAQRTKADVCDPGQVAELVAGVRREHGRVDALVCNANTEQPPWEPFATLPWETFIGKVDRELAGSYFLTQEVLKIMKEQRGGRIVYLSSIAADHVGTSIAHSSAKAALNAFGKHIASDAGPYGINVNIVAPGAVRTDATSDVIDDAVSERLTGRSVLGRVLEPEDLANTIALLVDDAFRGVSGVVLQVDAGFDVLKPGLLKP, from the coding sequence GTGACCGAACAGCGGAAAATCGCACTGGTCAGCGGGGCCAGCCGGGGTATCGGCGCGGCGACCGCGCGGGAGCTGGGCCGGCGCGGCCACCACGTGATCGTCAACTACCACCGCAGCGCGGACGCCGCCGCGGCCGTGGTCTCCGCGATCGAGGCCGAGGGCGGCACCGCGCAGCGGACGAAGGCGGACGTCTGCGATCCCGGCCAGGTCGCCGAACTCGTCGCCGGGGTGCGCCGGGAGCACGGGCGGGTGGACGCGCTGGTGTGCAACGCCAACACCGAACAGCCGCCGTGGGAGCCGTTCGCCACGCTGCCATGGGAGACCTTCATCGGCAAGGTGGACCGGGAGCTGGCCGGCAGCTACTTCCTGACGCAGGAGGTACTGAAGATCATGAAGGAACAGCGCGGCGGCCGGATCGTCTACCTGTCCAGCATCGCCGCGGACCACGTCGGCACCAGTATCGCGCATTCCTCGGCGAAAGCGGCGCTGAACGCGTTCGGCAAGCACATCGCCTCCGACGCAGGACCGTACGGGATCAACGTCAACATCGTGGCACCCGGCGCGGTCCGCACGGACGCCACCAGCGACGTGATCGACGACGCGGTGTCCGAACGGCTGACCGGACGTTCCGTGCTGGGCCGGGTCCTCGAACCCGAAGACCTCGCCAACACGATCGCACTCTTGGTCGACGACGCCTTCCGCGGCGTCAGCGGCGTGGTCCTCCAGGTCGACGCCGGCTTCGACGTCCTCAAACCCGGCCTCCTCAAACCCTGA
- a CDS encoding ABC transporter ATP-binding protein: MNTVLDIRSARHSYGETVALDGVDLTVGAGECVVLLGPNGAGKTTLVNLSIGLLGTQQGEIRVAGGDPRVAATRHAIGVVQQSLGFPNTLKVGELVAGAAVRGGRERAAAGPVLTELELAGLAKRRATKLSGGQKQRLQLAMALVTEPALLVLDEPTAGLDVPARRRLWQTLAQRRARGAGVLVTTHLIEESAAVADRVVVLDRGRVLAAGRPDELIARLPDRTVVAETRLGPDRLARLTGVLSVHAAGRLVRLRTREPEALLRDLLTADPELTGLRVEDAGLEEAVVSLIEEGVAA, encoded by the coding sequence GTGAACACGGTGCTGGACATCCGCTCCGCCAGGCACAGCTACGGGGAGACCGTGGCGCTGGACGGGGTGGACCTGACGGTGGGGGCGGGCGAATGCGTGGTCCTGCTCGGGCCGAACGGCGCGGGCAAGACCACACTGGTGAACCTGTCGATCGGCCTGCTCGGCACCCAGCAGGGGGAAATCAGGGTGGCCGGCGGTGATCCGCGGGTCGCCGCGACCCGCCACGCGATCGGCGTGGTGCAGCAGTCGCTCGGTTTCCCGAACACCCTGAAGGTGGGCGAACTGGTCGCCGGGGCCGCGGTGCGCGGCGGCCGGGAGCGGGCCGCGGCCGGGCCGGTGCTGACCGAGCTCGAGCTGGCCGGGTTGGCGAAACGCCGCGCCACCAAGCTCTCCGGCGGCCAGAAACAGCGCCTGCAGCTGGCCATGGCGCTGGTCACCGAACCGGCGCTGCTGGTGCTGGACGAGCCGACCGCCGGGCTGGACGTGCCGGCCCGGCGCCGGCTCTGGCAGACGCTCGCGCAGCGCCGCGCCCGTGGCGCCGGAGTGCTGGTGACCACCCATCTGATCGAGGAGTCGGCGGCGGTCGCAGACCGCGTGGTGGTGCTCGACCGCGGCCGGGTGCTGGCGGCAGGACGGCCCGACGAGCTGATCGCCCGGCTGCCGGACCGCACCGTGGTCGCCGAAACCCGGCTCGGGCCGGACCGGCTGGCCAGGCTGACCGGAGTGCTGTCGGTGCACGCCGCCGGGCGGCTGGTCCGCCTGCGCACCCGCGAACCGGAAGCGCTGCTGCGTGACCTGCTCACCGCGGACCCGGAGCTGACCGGGCTCCGGGTGGAGGACGCCGGGCTCGAAGAGGCCGTGGTCAGCCTGATCGAGGAAGGAGTAGCGGCATGA
- a CDS encoding ABC transporter permease, which yields MTAPAHTKENTGEISLTRSAAGTGYLARVFRAEVADELKGIVREPTALFFSVLMPVGFFALFSTMFSGDSTGGIPAATSMLATFGTFGVLSVTLMNPGITVAQDRERGWLRAKQVSAVPIGVTLAAKVTAALCYAVGVLLAMTGAAALTGSMGVTPVQLLRLDLVLLPGALPFALLGLAVGFQAGPNAAAAILNAFLMPSAVVSGLWMPLEVLPDAFAHIAPYLPTYHLAQVALAQVRGGAVGGHLLVLLGMTVLAAALAAVSYRHSRP from the coding sequence ATGACCGCACCCGCGCACACCAAGGAAAACACCGGAGAAATCAGCCTCACCCGGTCCGCGGCGGGCACCGGCTATCTCGCGCGGGTGTTCCGGGCGGAGGTGGCGGACGAGCTGAAGGGCATCGTCCGGGAGCCCACCGCGCTGTTCTTCTCGGTGCTCATGCCGGTTGGTTTCTTCGCCCTTTTCAGCACGATGTTCAGCGGCGACAGCACCGGCGGCATTCCGGCCGCGACCAGCATGCTGGCCACCTTCGGCACCTTCGGCGTGCTGTCGGTGACCCTGATGAACCCCGGCATCACCGTGGCGCAGGACCGGGAACGCGGCTGGCTGCGGGCCAAACAGGTGTCCGCGGTGCCGATCGGCGTGACGCTGGCGGCGAAGGTGACCGCCGCGCTCTGCTACGCGGTCGGGGTGCTGCTGGCGATGACCGGCGCGGCCGCGCTGACCGGGTCCATGGGGGTCACGCCGGTCCAGCTGCTCCGGCTGGACCTGGTGCTGCTGCCCGGCGCGCTGCCGTTCGCGCTGCTCGGTCTCGCGGTCGGCTTCCAGGCCGGGCCCAACGCGGCGGCCGCCATCCTGAACGCCTTCCTGATGCCGTCCGCGGTGGTGTCCGGGCTCTGGATGCCGCTGGAGGTCCTGCCCGATGCCTTCGCGCACATCGCGCCGTACCTGCCCACCTACCACCTGGCCCAGGTCGCGCTGGCGCAGGTCCGCGGCGGCGCGGTCGGCGGGCATCTGCTGGTGCTGCTCGGCATGACCGTGCTCGCCGCCGCACTGGCCGCGGTGTCCTATCGTCATAGCCGGCCATGA
- a CDS encoding sensor histidine kinase, translated as MTTYQHSAKGAANLRRPESWIHLVYLATPLFQPVFSGATRDWVLAIVTIGGFLPMWALSALYPARTRWLCAIPATVLGTLLTPFLAGASILFVYVAAAVGLAESRRTALRCFAGLTLLVVLLTPVTQTPMPWRLWALAPTVLFIWIIGVVQIGEACRRRESADLRLRHARAERLATLAERERIARDLHDLLGHTLTAVVIKAQLVRELVELDPARARTEADGIESTAREALSEVRAAITGWRQSSLDTELETASGTLSSMGVTLTVQREGDLTLMGPAEHELALALREVLTNVARHSGARTCHVAIGADSGELRLVVADDGRGGDVVEGNGLTGVRERITALGGQIRRSGTVGTSGTTVTIGVPLEVAT; from the coding sequence ATGACGACTTATCAGCACTCCGCGAAAGGCGCCGCGAACCTGCGGCGCCCGGAGAGCTGGATCCACCTGGTCTACCTGGCGACGCCGTTGTTCCAGCCGGTGTTCTCCGGCGCGACCAGGGACTGGGTGCTGGCCATCGTGACGATCGGCGGATTCCTGCCGATGTGGGCGCTCTCCGCGCTGTACCCGGCACGCACGCGCTGGCTGTGCGCCATTCCGGCGACCGTGCTGGGCACCTTGCTCACCCCGTTCCTCGCCGGCGCGTCCATCCTGTTCGTCTACGTGGCGGCGGCGGTGGGCCTGGCGGAGTCCCGCCGGACCGCGCTGCGCTGTTTCGCCGGGCTGACCCTGCTGGTGGTGCTGCTGACGCCGGTGACGCAGACCCCGATGCCGTGGCGGCTGTGGGCACTGGCGCCCACCGTGCTGTTCATCTGGATCATCGGCGTGGTCCAGATCGGGGAGGCGTGCCGACGGCGCGAGTCGGCCGACCTGCGGCTGCGCCACGCCCGCGCCGAACGCCTGGCCACCCTGGCCGAGCGCGAGCGCATCGCGCGGGACCTGCACGACCTGCTCGGGCACACGCTGACCGCGGTGGTGATCAAGGCACAGCTGGTGCGGGAGCTGGTGGAGCTGGACCCGGCCAGGGCGCGCACCGAAGCCGACGGCATCGAGAGCACCGCGCGGGAGGCGCTCAGCGAGGTCCGCGCGGCGATCACCGGCTGGCGGCAGTCCAGCCTGGACACCGAACTGGAGACCGCTTCCGGCACGCTGTCCAGCATGGGCGTGACACTGACCGTGCAGCGGGAAGGCGACCTGACCCTGATGGGCCCCGCCGAGCACGAGCTGGCACTGGCCCTGCGGGAGGTGCTGACCAATGTGGCCAGACATTCCGGCGCGCGCACCTGTCACGTGGCGATCGGCGCGGACTCCGGTGAGCTGCGGCTGGTGGTCGCGGACGACGGGAGGGGCGGGGACGTCGTGGAGGGCAACGGGCTGACCGGAGTACGGGAGCGGATCACCGCGCTGGGCGGGCAGATCCGGCGTTCCGGCACAGTGGGCACTTCGGGTACCACGGTGACCATCGGGGTGCCGCTGGAGGTGGCGACCTGA
- a CDS encoding response regulator transcription factor: protein MAIRVVLAEDQGMVLGAFASLLDLQPDIEVVATAADGGQALAAVREHRPDILLTDIEMPGRTGLDVAAELHAAGDEVRVLIVTTFARSGYLRRALEAGVSGYVLKDAPIGELVAALRKVHAGERVVAAELAMAAWDHADPLTNRERELLRHVADGATNAELAERFHLAEGTVRNYLSTALAKLGARNRTEAANTARSRGWL, encoded by the coding sequence ATGGCGATCAGGGTGGTGCTGGCCGAGGACCAGGGCATGGTGCTCGGCGCTTTCGCGTCCCTGCTCGACCTCCAGCCGGACATCGAGGTGGTGGCCACCGCGGCCGACGGCGGCCAGGCACTCGCCGCGGTGCGGGAACATCGGCCGGACATCCTGCTGACCGACATCGAGATGCCGGGGCGGACCGGGCTGGACGTCGCCGCCGAGCTGCACGCGGCCGGCGACGAGGTACGCGTGCTGATCGTGACCACCTTCGCCCGCAGCGGTTATCTGCGCCGGGCGCTGGAGGCCGGGGTCAGCGGCTACGTGCTTAAGGACGCTCCGATCGGCGAGCTGGTGGCCGCGCTGCGCAAGGTGCACGCCGGTGAGCGGGTGGTGGCCGCGGAACTGGCGATGGCGGCCTGGGACCACGCGGACCCGCTGACCAACCGGGAACGGGAGCTGCTGCGCCACGTGGCGGACGGGGCGACGAACGCCGAGCTGGCCGAACGGTTCCACCTGGCCGAGGGCACCGTCCGCAACTACCTGTCCACCGCACTGGCCAAGCTGGGCGCCCGCAACCGCACCGAAGCCGCGAACACCGCCCGTTCCCGCGGCTGGCTCTGA
- a CDS encoding GntR family transcriptional regulator — translation MNRLVTPPSMAVLAADAVRGMILGGELSPGERVVENRLTELLGVSRPPLREALKVLEHEGLVVQHPRRGAVVTPMTQHDVYEIITLRNELEEMAVRLGVPVRDTLLLRPCREALAALEAAAAAGDDGAVTEQGFAFHLAIIGLAGHTRLTAAYRAMSLQLRLCMGMNRSAMRDSETLAGNVERHRALLRAIETGDPATVRAAFAEHGHQNFLAEVVDQLDGATPQSRAWLATLRPGK, via the coding sequence ATGAACCGCTTGGTGACCCCGCCCAGCATGGCCGTGCTGGCCGCGGACGCGGTGCGCGGCATGATCCTCGGCGGCGAGCTTTCCCCTGGTGAGCGGGTGGTGGAAAACCGGCTGACCGAGCTGCTCGGGGTGTCCCGCCCGCCGCTGCGCGAGGCGCTGAAGGTGCTGGAGCACGAAGGGCTGGTCGTGCAGCATCCGCGGCGGGGAGCGGTGGTCACCCCGATGACCCAGCACGACGTCTACGAGATCATCACCCTGCGCAACGAGCTGGAGGAGATGGCCGTGCGGCTGGGCGTGCCGGTCCGCGACACCCTGCTGCTGCGGCCCTGCCGGGAGGCGCTCGCCGCGCTGGAAGCGGCGGCCGCCGCCGGGGACGACGGCGCCGTCACCGAGCAGGGCTTCGCCTTCCACCTCGCGATCATCGGGCTGGCCGGGCACACCAGGCTGACCGCCGCCTACCGCGCGATGTCCCTGCAACTGAGGCTGTGCATGGGCATGAACCGCAGCGCGATGCGGGACTCCGAAACCTTGGCCGGCAACGTCGAACGCCACCGCGCGCTGCTGCGGGCGATCGAGACCGGGGACCCCGCGACGGTCCGCGCCGCCTTCGCCGAGCACGGCCACCAGAACTTCCTGGCCGAGGTCGTCGACCAGCTGGACGGTGCGACCCCCCAATCCCGCGCCTGGCTCGCCACCCTCCGGCCGGGCAAATAG